Within the Myxococcales bacterium genome, the region GCACGTCGGAAGCTTTCAGGCTCACCTTGATGAGGCGAAAGTCCATGTCTTCCAGCAGGGCGACGTGATCCAGCGCCGATTCCACCATCGCCTCGGGCGTCGCGCCGCCGTATTTTTCGAGCAGCCGCTTTTCCAGGCTGCCGGTGTTGATGCCGATGCGGATGGGCACGCGGCGCTCGGCGCAGGCGCGGACGACTGCTTGGGTCCGTTCTCGGCTGCCGATGTTGCCCGGATTGATCCGCAGCATCGCCACGCCGGCTTCCAACGACGCCAGGGCCAGCCGATAGTCGAAGTGGATGTCGGCGACGAGCGGCACGCTGGTGCGCTTGACGATTTCCTTGAGCGCCGCGGCCGCCGCCGCGTCGACCACGGCCAGGCGGACGATTTCCGCCCCGGCACCCTGCAGGGCGTTGACCTGAGCGATGGTCGCTTCAACGTCGCGCGTGTCGGTGTTGGTCATCGATTGCACGGCGATGGGCGCGCCTCCGCCGATCGGCACGGGGCCGACGAAAATTTGCCGGGTTCGGCGCCGCGCGATCATTCGTCCTCCCGCGGCACGTTCAACCCCAGGCTTTTCATTTTGCGATGCAGGTTGGTGCGTTCGATGCCGATCGCCTCGGCCGTCTTGGTGATGTTGCCGCCGTTCTCGTCGAGCTTGCGGCGCAGGAATTCACGTTCGAACTGCGCCTTGGCCTCGCGGTAGTCGGGCACGGCGAACAGGTCGTCGGGCTCTTCCGGTTGGACGGCCTGCAGCTTGATCGCCTGGCTGACGTGCGCCGCGGTCACCGATTCGGCGCGGGTGAGGATGACTAGGCGTTCGACGATGTTTTTCAGTTC harbors:
- the ispG gene encoding flavodoxin-dependent (E)-4-hydroxy-3-methylbut-2-enyl-diphosphate synthase; translation: MIARRRTRQIFVGPVPIGGGAPIAVQSMTNTDTRDVEATIAQVNALQGAGAEIVRLAVVDAAAAAALKEIVKRTSVPLVADIHFDYRLALASLEAGVAMLRINPGNIGSRERTQAVVRACAERRVPIRIGINTGSLEKRLLEKYGGATPEAMVESALDHVALLEDMDFRLIKVSLKASDVPRTIAANRLFSARSDIPLHLGITEAGTLLNGAVRSAVGLGILLHEGIGDTIRVSLTGDPTPEVKVGWEILKSLGLRQRGITITSCPNCGRLEQPIEEVIADIEAAFGKSELRLHLAVMGCSVNGPGESRQADLGVIAARDGFLLYKQGEYWKKVTRDEVVPSVREALAEWPAANHETDKE